The genomic stretch GTTGCACCAACATTGTTGGAAAAAAgttgcaccaacattttttcaaaaaaagttgaatccaaccTTCTTCTCCATCTCCGGCGGTCGGCGAGGCCGCACGCGGGTCGGGGCAGTGGTGCCTCGCGCCCGGGGGCAGCAAGGGCGGCGGGCCGCGATGGCGCCAGCGCCGGGCGGTGGCACAAGGGCGCGCTAGCTTTCGTAGAGATAGGTATAAGGATTTTATAGatattatacaaaagtaagacattcctttgtagtacttaaatgcatgttgacattctatgcacctaaattgtattactaactcttgtctttatatcctcaagtGCGTATAAGATTTACATACTAAAAGGTGGGGAGCACAATCCAAAAAGGATGAAAGCtttaaaaataatatatcatagattcatAAGAATATAAAAACTTGATTTTTTTCCATATAAcgtagacttgtcattaataatagctatcatttttctatttgattgtAGTGCCACAAACAACCTCCCGGCTTTGTGCTATATagatattacgtgtgcgagttcctcataaacaatgggaggtaccggacgaacTCTAAAGAcataagtctcttatacactgccatgtgctaacttcctaatggtaatacatcctaatcttcatttactgtatacctaCATATGCCTACCATTGACAACAACTATAGCAAGATCGAAGATAAACAAATTGACAATATTTGTacggacatggcgaggttcatcctacACGAGATTTGTCAcgaggatggagcattctttgataaagatggcgtgttgatggcggatgagtgcacaaatcttcgtagatgggcatagtagttttaatattagcatggcaaagaatagctctattccaaatgttgaatttttaataatgtgaattatatattatgtatgaTGCAGTTTTGAATagtgtgaattatttattatttaagtttgttgttatgtggtcggagatacatatttcaagtTGATGGCTAAAAATTGGCgggaaatagaaattataaataacttatggaaaataatatattgaatgagaaaataaatattcttggaaccatctgtgctggcaggcaAGCACCAGCCAACACAGACGGTATTTATGGTGGCTCAAGGTTGCTGACGGGTGCGATACCCACCGGCACCTATTCTAGCTGCTAGCACAAATGCTGCTTTATGGTAGTGTGAGGTAGTAAATTACGACGGTGGAGAGTTATTAGTTTGTCAAGAACATTCTTCATGAAAGAAAATGTATTGCAAGAGCTGATATCCGCAATCCGAAGTGTTTTTTTATTCTTGGAAGATTAATCTCAGGTAATGCTTTTATAGCTCTTGAGTGCCTCCACGCAACTCAGCAGAGCAATACAACTTTTGTTGACTGGAGGTTTTTTAGAAAGAGTGTTGATGAATTGAAGCTGGCCTTTTCACTACCCGGATGCGGATCATGTGTTGTGTGACCACCGTATGATATTCTCGATTCAATGGAGGTTCTGTCCGAATCCCCACTTCGCCAAGGCAATGCACTTTCGCCATGTTTATTTCTCTCTGTTACTGATTTATTGTTAATGCATCAATTGAAAAGCTATAAAAAATACTgctttaggttcatagatattattatgcgtCTAAACATACACTAAatatgtataataatatctatgcatctagaaaaatcaaaacgacgtacaatttgaaacggataaGTTCGATATCTCATCTACTCTTTAGAGATGATGCGCTCCTGTTTCTAACACTAACGTGGGACTAGCTAGGCAGAACGGAATTAGGTTTGCTAAATGAATGGGACCAAGTTAAACAACGTACCATCTATATCAAATATCAAATGACCTTAAAAAAAGTAGTATAGCTCAGAAATTAAACAACCTTATTGATAAGTCATTATACTCTTATCATTCGGATCCTCGCTGCAATAAATACATTAGAGATATGGCTGCTACGCATCTGTTAACCAGTGATCTCAAACATTTAATTTTAGCTGTCTGTCAACGACCTGATCAAATTGCCGCTAAATTTGCTATAGCTTCTGCCGCTGTGTTTGTGGAAATATATTGGCGCCATTTTCTTTAGTAGATGTAGGCATGTAGGACAGTAGGAGTCAGGTATGCTGGggaaaggaagaaataaaagaaagaaagaaaacagaCCTCGAATGCATCCAGTTAGCCACGACGATTGAGTAGGCGTTACGCCAACCCAACCAGTCCTTGCTGCGATGCCGCGACTCGCACGGCAACGCGAACCATATAGATGGCAGATCGCGCGACCCACGTCGCCAACGCAACCTGGAGACGATGGCCACGTGGGGCAGCCATGGCGGCGTGGACCGCATCAGCAGCCTCCCCGACCACCTCCTCCACACCATCCTGCTCCACCTCTccgacgccgaggccgccgcgcgcaccaccatcctctcccgccgctggcgccgcgtCTGGGCCCACCTCCCCGAGCTCTCCTTCCGCTACCACCGCGACGCCGGCGCACGGACGTGGGCGCACCGCCGCGTAGACGCCGCTCTGGCCGCGTACCCGGGGCCGACCGTCACGCTCCTCGACATCGACTTGCCGCTGTGGGCTCCGGCTCCACGGGAGCACCCCGTGGACCCTGACCGCGACGACCCGCTGCTGCGGTTCCTCGCCTCGCagcgcgtcgccggcgagctccggcTCTTGCTGCGCGACCGCGGCTGGGGCGACGTCGTGCTGCCCCCGTGCGAGAGGGTCACGGCCATCTCCCTCAGCGTCATTGCGCTCACGCTGCGGTTCCAACCGCTCCCCGACGGCGGCACGTTCGCGGCGCTGGCAATCCTGAGGATCACGAGTGCCCGCGTGGACAGCCGCGAGCTGGGAGACGTCTTGAGCTCTCGCTGCCCGCGGTTGAAGGAGCTCTACCTGAAGCGGGTAGGTCTGATGAAGGACCGGGACCGTGTCCTCTCCATAAGGTCCAACTCGCTGGAGCGGCTCGAGATGGACATGAAGGTGTATCACGGCGCCCGTCTCCAGGTTATCGCCCCGAAGCTGAGAGTTTTCGTGTCCCCGAGGATCTTCAGCGACGCTCCAATCGTCGCGCCAATGCTCTTGGAGATGTGCTGGGACGGCCCGTACGACCCGAGCCGCCGTCATCTCGGAGAGGCCGGGCGCCATCTGCAGCGCCTGGACATTGCCAAGAACACTACTCCGGCAGCGACGATGCTGATGCGGCAGTTTTACGccgtccacgagttgcaactgACAGTCCAAATATGGAAGGTACGCTATTAGCATTTTAGTATTTGTGTAACGCACCAGTGAAAGTAGAAGTCATGGAACAATTGTTCTCTTACAACCAAATGATATGGTTTAGATTCGATATTTAATATATGAAATATTATTGGTTTTTCATCTGAATCATCCGACGTCCTATTTGTAATGGGTTTTTGCACAATTGATTATGCATATGCAATCATATAAGTATCCATCTCAATTATCTGAAAAGAATCCCAACATTGACGCCTTTTGTCTCGTGATTTCAGGGCAATCAAGAATACAATCGATATCTAACGCTCATAAATAGTCTTCCCAAGTGTGaggttttggtggtcggattcGTTGTGACTCAGCATGCCATTAAGCCTGTAATGTTACAATTTCTTAATAGATGTGTTGGGGTGAAAAAGATTGTGGTGCGTTGTTTGGTTTATCATACGGTAAGTGTGGCCTCATCAATTTCCTTTGGTCCAAAATATATGTCATTGTGTCTACATACCGAAAAATGATGCCAAACTATAAATAATTTCATCATATAAGTGGGTTTAGTGGAGCTCGAGTTTATACTTTTACTTATAGAATGCTGCGAATAAATATCATGCATGATTCATGAAGTGCCTATTTGTGATAGGAATAAAAATAGCTCATCCACAAACACAAGCTCTGATATTCACAGCAGCAGTGGTATTTAACTAACTTGTTGTCTTATGTTGactcttcttgttttctttcagAATAAATGTCAATGTAAAACGTGGGAATGCCAATGTGATGGGTCCAAGCAAAGTCATAAGATTGACAGCACTGCATTGGATTCGCTCGAACTGGTAGAAATAAAGGAAAACATGGAAGCATATCACAAGGTGGAGTTCGTCAAGCTGTTGTGTGAATATAGTGCAAACTTTCAGAAAAGGATGAACATTACCATTACAGAAAACAGATACAGTGAGTATATACGTGAGAAGATATGCAACATTCATGTTCCAAATGACAAAGTCGTAATCAATGTACGGTCCAGGCGAGCTGGAACTTGAATGGATTGATGCGTGAGGTGGTAAATTAGGATAGCCAAACTAAGGAGAGTTAGTAGCCTTTACATGTTTTTGAATTTTGAGTGGTTTACATTTATCGTCGTGTCAAGTAGCAATGTACTGTAAAAAttttgactgcagctcctctaCGGAGGGGATTGTTATCTTAAAAAAAGTAGCATTTACATGATTCAAGAACATTTTGTTCCAGAAGATGAAAAGAAAACATATTGCAATAACCATGCATGGTGTGGATATTATATTTTCAGTGCCTTTTGTGTGTTAGCAAGGAAATTTGTTTGCCTTCTATGATTTTTAATTTCGTGTGACAAGCTAGGGCCCGTTTGTTTCCCTAGAATTGAAACTCATTCTATGAATCATATTCTAGCAATTAGATTTCACCAGAAATTAATTACTCAGAATTTGattcaattcaatttttttgtttgggtgTTAATGGAATTCTTTTCCATGAATCAAATTCCATATCCTGTTTGGACAGCTAAATATGGAATCTTTTTAAGTTTAGAAATTCAAATGGAACAACATGATACTAGCACAACTCTCTAATCCTGTTGAATTGTCCCTGTATTCAAAGCCATTCAAAGCCAGTACAACACAGAGAACAAGTCATGCACAGATATAACACACTGAACCAAGTCATGAACACAGAGAACCAAGTCAGGAACACAGAGAACACAAATATAACATAGAGAACCAAGTCAGTAACACAAGAACACAGATATAACATAAGAGATAAGAATGAGGAACAtgcaaaaatggaaaaaaagcTCATGGTACCTGCTAGTGAGAACACAGAAAAGTCAGGAACACTGAGAACTTGATCTAAAGTCTAAACAAAGTTATACATTACGATGATACACACTCAAAATAACATGACTAATGAGCATAATGATAGTAATCCGCATCTAAGCATGCATCACTTTTTGAGTTGCTTTAAGAGCCACTTTTTCCTCATCCCCACTGGAAGCGCCAACAAAGACTCATACTTGCGTGCATCACCAGtcaggatatcaaataggtccaaCAAAGTGTCTTCATCCAATCCTTCTACCTCATTCAGTGTGTTGagaatttcttttgatgttgggCCTTTAGGTGCTTCCTCCTTGAGTGCTTCAGCAAACTTGTCCATTTGCCATCATAGAGGTAAAAGAGTCACCTGACCGTTGCCTCTTTAAACTTCCTGAAGTTGTCGATGATGTGGGCTCTTTGTTACTAAGATATTCCTTACTCATGTCTTTTAAGCTCTCAGCTGCAGTCTTTGCCACTGCCGCTTCACCTGTAGCATGGTCTTTACCAAACATCAAGCTAATTGAGTCCCAATACAAGATAGTCTTGTGCCTGTACCCAGTAGCTTCTTTATTTTTCTACAAAAAACAAGTGTTATACTTGGTTAGAAAACAAGTGTAGAGTAAGTTAGTAGCTGAGTTAAAAAATCAGATGTTATGGACAAAAGATCTCCAGAAATAATAACCAAATAGAATATCTGATTAGACACAGCATTGTAGTAGCAATGTCGCTCGACACCAACCAGATCCAGATACAACCAGATTCAGCAGCAATGATGAAGTTTACATTCATGGAATTGAACAAGTGTTTTTCTTGTCATTGACTAAATTTAATATGCAGAACAAAATATGCTATTGATATGTTACAGACTTTCAACAAAAAAATTGTACTATTATAACTGACATCTACTAGAACTTGATACCCCTGGTCCAAATTACACAATGCAGATACATGTCCAAATTACGTTTATCCAGCAGCTAAGACAATGCCTATTTAACATCAAGGATAAAGTATCTAACTACAAGACAGGCAGTCAAACTACAAAAATCTGTGCAGGAAGCAAGTTAAGCAAGTAAAACAGTAGTTTTTGAAACATACCATCACATATGCTTCCCATACAGAATCACTATCAACAGATATTTTGTTCTTGttccaatcccaaccaaatccacttgattccaacataccattgatgatagtgTAGTTCTTGTCAAAGGTCTTGTTCCTCGACATGATGTTATCTTTTGTGATATCCATATTACACTTTTCTCGAACATTCTTGATAGCAGTTGTATAGACATGAGACTTCCACCCATTTTGGTACCTGTCAACTTTGTTATAGTACTCCACAAATGTGTCAAGAAGAGCCTTGTCCATGTCATCATTCCAAGAAATGTAACCCCTGCCTGAGCCTGACTTCTTGCCCTTCTCCATATCCTATAGGAAAAAAGTTCACAAATGTTATCAGTAAAAATATTAGGGAccaaatctaaaaaaaatattctttaTCATAAATTTGAGCATGcattgatgatagaatttatcATACATTGACCACGTCTCGCTTGGTAATCAGCAAACATTTGGTTAGCTTTGGTATCCCTAAAATTGGTCCATTCATTTGATGATTGAACATTGGTAATCATACCCacttcactttgaacttcatgaGATTCAATGGATATTACTTGATCAACTTAGCGTATAAGTAAGTCATCCATATCTTTCTGTCTATCTCTTACAAAGTTGTGCAATATGCAGCTAGCATTAATGATCCTAATCTgcaagaatttagtagaaatgagTTACGTACTAGGATCATTCAGAGTTGAATTTCAAGCTAGGTTACTAACTACGGAATACCTGATTTTGTAAGTCAAAATATGAGTTGCTTCTTAGTATAGCCCACCTCATCTTCAATAGCCCAAATGTTCTCTCTACACATTTCTAGCTATTGAATGGCGCAAATTGAATAGTTCTTTGGCAATGGATGGGTTATGCCCTTGAGTagcccactcattcaagtggtagCGAGTGGATCGATATGGAGCAAGAAAGCCTGGTCCATTAGTGTATCCAGCATCTACTAGATAGTATTTCCTACTTGGAATAACAAATGCATCATCCCGAGACATTGCATCATGTAGCACACGAGAATCTGAAGCCGATCCTTCCCATCCCGATAAGACGTAAACAAATTTCATGTGACGATCACAAACCCCCAAAACATTGGTTGTAATCTGTTGCTTCCTATACCTATACCTCCCTTGGTCAGCCAAAGGTACAAAAACGTCAATGTGTGTACCATCTAATGCTCCAAGGCAATCTTCAAACCACTTCCACTTGGAATCCTCAGGTTGTACAGCTGATAGATCGGGAAGCTTGATAAATTCATGGCATAATGATAGAATACCTCTCAACACC from Setaria italica strain Yugu1 chromosome II, Setaria_italica_v2.0, whole genome shotgun sequence encodes the following:
- the LOC111256232 gene encoding uncharacterized protein LOC111256232, with amino-acid sequence MKDRDRVLSIRSNSLERLEMDMKVYHGARLQVIAPKLRVFVSPRIFSDAPIVAPMLLEMCWDGPYDPSRRHLGEAGRHLQRLDIAKNTTPAATMLMRQFYAVHELQLTVQIWKGNQEYNRYLTLINSLPKCEVLVVGFVVTQHAIKPVMLQFLNRCVGVKKIVVRCLVYHTVSVASSISFGPKYMSLCLHTEK